A single window of Neisseria sp. KEM232 DNA harbors:
- a CDS encoding serine hydrolase, whose product MKKTLLPLLLALSLPAPADPIDDFAQAELERQKIPGLAVGIYRNGNIVKQQGYGLANVEHQIPVSADTVFQTASIGKMFAAAAVMLLVEDGKIRLDQSVRTYLPEAPKSWQPITIRHLLNHTGGIGNTETDWQQNSSEKHMLRRIYAAPLQFKPGSRWAYSNNGYALLGAVITRVSGKHYGEILQERVFAPLGMTSARVISERDIVPHRAAGYELDDADGSLKNQEWVAPYHNQTADGSLYLSLNDYRRWLAAVEARQILKPESWREIFTPARLNNGDTYPYGFGWSLVPAPDGSPMSGHPGAWQGFSTELRRYEGDGTAIVVLTNLAGVDTETIIEGIAARTNPRYQKTHTPIADQHPALTRDFERIVLLIKQGKPHPAVPKGRLKDLHAKFADAGKCQAQPTRHQNNGDIQERDYRVICERRSFEGNADFVKGKTVRLWLEETGDDKAQGQ is encoded by the coding sequence ATGAAAAAAACCCTCCTCCCCCTCCTCCTCGCCCTATCCCTCCCCGCCCCCGCCGACCCCATCGACGACTTCGCCCAAGCCGAGCTTGAGCGGCAAAAAATCCCCGGCCTTGCCGTCGGCATCTACCGCAACGGTAACATCGTCAAACAACAAGGCTACGGGCTGGCGAATGTCGAACACCAAATCCCCGTATCCGCCGACACCGTGTTTCAGACGGCCTCCATCGGCAAAATGTTCGCCGCCGCCGCCGTGATGCTGCTCGTGGAAGACGGCAAAATCCGCCTCGACCAATCCGTGCGCACCTACCTGCCCGAAGCCCCCAAAAGCTGGCAACCCATCACCATTCGCCACCTGCTCAACCACACCGGCGGTATCGGCAACACCGAAACCGACTGGCAGCAAAACAGCAGCGAAAAACACATGCTGCGCCGCATCTACGCCGCCCCGCTGCAATTCAAACCCGGCAGCCGCTGGGCATACAGCAACAACGGCTACGCCCTACTCGGCGCCGTCATCACCCGCGTTTCCGGCAAACACTACGGCGAAATCCTGCAAGAGCGCGTGTTTGCCCCGCTGGGCATGACTTCCGCCCGCGTCATCAGCGAGCGCGACATCGTCCCCCACCGCGCCGCAGGCTACGAACTCGACGACGCCGACGGCAGCCTGAAAAACCAAGAATGGGTCGCCCCCTATCACAACCAAACCGCCGACGGCTCGCTCTACCTCTCGCTCAACGACTACCGCCGCTGGCTCGCCGCCGTAGAAGCCCGCCAAATCCTCAAGCCCGAATCCTGGCGCGAAATCTTCACCCCCGCCCGCCTCAACAACGGCGACACCTACCCCTACGGCTTCGGCTGGTCGCTCGTGCCCGCCCCCGACGGCAGCCCCATGAGCGGCCACCCCGGCGCATGGCAGGGTTTCAGCACCGAGCTGCGCCGCTACGAAGGCGACGGCACCGCCATCGTCGTCCTCACCAACCTTGCCGGCGTCGATACCGAAACCATCATCGAAGGCATCGCCGCGCGCACCAACCCGCGCTACCAAAAAACCCACACCCCCATCGCCGACCAGCATCCCGCCTTAACCCGCGACTTCGAACGCATCGTACTGCTTATCAAACAAGGCAAACCGCACCCCGCCGTGCCCAAAGGCCGTCTGAAAGACCTGCACGCCAAATTCGCCGACGCAGGCAAGTGCCAAGCCCAGCCCACCCGCCACCAAAACAACGGCGACATCCAAGAGCGCGACTACCGCGTTATCTGCGAGCGCCGCAGCTTTGAAGGCAATGCCGATTTTGTCAAAGGCAAAACCGTGCGGCTGTGGTTGGAAGAGACGGGGGACGACAAAGCGCAGGGGCAATAG
- the cdiI gene encoding ribonuclease toxin immunity protein CdiI: MFIQNKLTYKKTNILNYKLIEFNEMPSFLEITIIEYLNRIYLDGYFLQAIQKLMQQYGDFSIEGCYGYYPDWESPYREMHFHNGLVCFAVCYDDEDHRVYLTERQFFRYAKEACLRFIELHPEHRDFVMNIVDNWKPKYPDKFPD, from the coding sequence ATGTTCATCCAGAATAAACTTACTTATAAAAAAACAAATATATTAAACTATAAACTTATTGAGTTTAATGAAATGCCCAGTTTTTTAGAAATTACCATTATAGAATACCTTAATCGTATCTATTTGGATGGATATTTTTTACAAGCTATACAGAAACTAATGCAGCAATATGGTGATTTTTCTATTGAAGGTTGTTACGGATATTATCCAGATTGGGAAAGCCCTTATCGGGAGATGCATTTTCATAATGGCTTAGTATGTTTTGCTGTTTGTTATGATGATGAAGACCATAGGGTATATCTGACCGAACGCCAATTTTTCCGCTATGCCAAAGAAGCCTGTCTGCGTTTTATTGAACTTCACCCAGAGCATCGTGATTTTGTCATGAATATTGTCGACAACTGGAAACCCAAATACCCCGACAAATTCCCTGATTAA
- a CDS encoding Tat pathway signal sequence domain protein — protein sequence MPTRREFLLSAAGATVLFTVGGCAALGGASDNAVESATAVTRVFGDGMRLVAVAVKYRDDVSAAALEPSQYSVAGRTVERVYVAQSADGMPSERGRFVIVQLNPYDDGALLTVKKGRPAGKSANADPAKNGPGKAGDKGDSAPTLKAASAEVNIGGQTFQTAAVINEVFDDFVQREYADKQTGKTVRYNLFAPKNIEDGKRYPLVLFMHDAGVTGTIVKAPLYQGNGAIAWASPGFQAQHPCFVIAPEFDEIIVDDTSTASNYLDATINLIKHLQTELPIDGNRLYTTGQSGGGMMSIAMNIKYPDFFAASYLVACQWNPALLTPQMKNVKWWITVSQDDAKAYPGEIAITEKLAAFGAKVARADDWNAQWPADKFQTAFDKIAAQNANVNFVAFAKGTVFKTAAEANAGGASGHTSTWKYAYNIAPVLDWIFRQSKA from the coding sequence ATGCCTACCCGCCGTGAATTTTTATTGTCCGCTGCCGGTGCAACCGTGTTGTTTACCGTGGGTGGCTGTGCCGCGTTGGGCGGCGCGTCGGATAATGCTGTTGAGTCGGCCACTGCCGTAACCCGTGTGTTTGGCGACGGGATGCGGCTGGTGGCGGTGGCGGTGAAGTACCGCGACGATGTGTCTGCCGCCGCGCTTGAGCCGTCGCAATACAGCGTGGCGGGGCGCACGGTAGAGCGCGTTTATGTGGCGCAGAGTGCCGACGGCATGCCGTCCGAGCGCGGCCGTTTTGTGATTGTACAGCTCAATCCGTATGACGATGGCGCGCTGCTTACCGTGAAAAAAGGCCGCCCCGCAGGCAAATCCGCCAATGCCGATCCCGCCAAAAACGGCCCGGGCAAGGCGGGCGACAAGGGCGACAGTGCGCCCACGCTCAAGGCCGCGTCGGCCGAAGTGAATATCGGCGGGCAAACGTTTCAGACGGCCGCTGTGATCAACGAAGTATTCGACGACTTCGTCCAGCGCGAATACGCCGACAAACAAACGGGCAAAACCGTGCGCTACAACCTGTTTGCGCCGAAGAATATCGAAGACGGCAAACGCTATCCGTTGGTGCTGTTTATGCACGACGCGGGCGTAACCGGCACCATCGTCAAAGCCCCGCTCTATCAGGGCAACGGCGCGATTGCGTGGGCGTCGCCCGGGTTTCAGGCGCAGCATCCCTGCTTTGTCATCGCGCCCGAGTTTGACGAAATCATTGTGGACGACACCAGCACCGCGTCAAACTATCTCGATGCTACCATCAACCTAATCAAACACTTGCAAACCGAGTTGCCGATAGACGGCAATCGCCTGTACACCACCGGCCAGTCGGGCGGCGGCATGATGTCCATCGCCATGAACATCAAATATCCCGACTTTTTCGCCGCGTCGTATCTCGTTGCCTGCCAATGGAATCCCGCGCTGCTCACGCCGCAGATGAAAAACGTGAAATGGTGGATTACCGTGTCGCAGGACGATGCCAAAGCCTACCCGGGCGAAATCGCCATCACCGAAAAACTCGCCGCCTTCGGCGCGAAAGTCGCCCGCGCCGACGATTGGAACGCGCAATGGCCGGCCGACAAGTTTCAGACGGCCTTCGACAAAATCGCCGCGCAAAACGCCAATGTGAATTTCGTTGCCTTTGCCAAAGGCACGGTGTTTAAAACCGCAGCAGAAGCTAATGCCGGCGGCGCGTCGGGGCATACGTCCACTTGGAAATACGCCTACAACATCGCGCCGGTGTTGGATTGGATTTTTAGGCAGAGTAAGGCGTAA
- the cdiI gene encoding ribonuclease toxin immunity protein CdiI, whose translation MSFLQKNNCYVPFGREQDKVDFLFPKNRISNDPKEEAASQLFNHAYFFGDFLDLIVNIMKNYDSYAHEYTSANYPDWNDPSSKYHFEEGMIRIDNCDDEGDWVDITERQFFRYAKEACLRFIELHPEHRDFVMNIVDNWKPKYPDKFPD comes from the coding sequence ATGTCTTTCCTACAAAAAAATAATTGTTATGTGCCATTTGGGAGGGAACAAGATAAAGTTGATTTTCTATTTCCTAAAAATAGAATTAGTAATGATCCTAAAGAAGAAGCTGCATCGCAACTTTTTAATCATGCATATTTTTTTGGTGACTTTTTAGATCTTATTGTGAATATTATGAAAAATTATGATAGTTATGCACATGAATACACTTCTGCTAATTATCCTGATTGGAATGACCCTTCTTCAAAATACCATTTTGAAGAGGGTATGATACGAATTGATAACTGTGATGATGAAGGGGATTGGGTTGATATTACCGAACGCCAATTCTTCCGATATGCCAAAGAAGCCTGTCTGCGTTTTATCGAACTTCACCCAGAGCATCGTGATTTTGTCATGAATATTGTCGACAACTGGAAACCCAAATACCCCGACAAATTCCCTGATTAA
- a CDS encoding glutathione S-transferase C-terminal domain-containing protein yields MIPAADSLARGEYYRWLCFAINLEYAVFDRLNNAPNDEEHRKSIGYGDFDTAFGALRAHLAQHDYIVGGQFSALDLYYTMLLVQFTRVKPVEGIACDVFDAYIARHTARAAFGETMAWTGEEMAKMGIAQ; encoded by the coding sequence TTGATTCCCGCTGCCGACAGCTTGGCGCGCGGCGAGTATTACCGCTGGCTGTGCTTCGCCATCAATCTGGAATACGCCGTGTTTGACCGTCTGAACAACGCGCCAAACGATGAAGAACACCGAAAATCCATCGGCTACGGCGATTTTGACACCGCGTTTGGCGCATTGCGTGCGCATCTGGCGCAGCATGATTACATCGTCGGCGGGCAATTTTCCGCGCTGGACCTCTACTACACCATGCTGCTGGTGCAGTTCACCCGTGTGAAACCCGTGGAAGGCATTGCCTGCGACGTGTTTGATGCCTACATCGCACGGCACACCGCCCGCGCTGCATTTGGCGAAACCATGGCTTGGACGGGGGAAGAGATGGCGAAAATGGGGATCGCGCAGTAA
- a CDS encoding EamA family transporter RarD, with the protein MTPLAKGVALCLLSQILFAVLYLFSHWMRPISGTGVFALRMPAMAAGLWLMALYAVGARVMASFALRLWRGGWKTRLLFLIGTVDVGSQFWLFMWAPVNGEGVNVATGYFLFPLVMVLVGRLWRKERLGRLQTAALACAAAGVAHELWEAGSFSWATLWVCGLYPVYYVSRVAMKTPALQGLTLDLTLLTPFALWLLAPGNTPALVAAEPRYWPPNCATGCWCRSWGCSAHCRCRPA; encoded by the coding sequence ATGACCCCCTTGGCCAAAGGCGTTGCCCTGTGCCTGCTTTCGCAAATCCTGTTTGCCGTGCTTTACCTGTTCAGCCACTGGATGCGGCCGATAAGCGGCACCGGCGTGTTCGCGCTGCGGATGCCCGCGATGGCGGCGGGGCTGTGGCTGATGGCGCTTTACGCCGTCGGCGCGCGCGTGATGGCGTCTTTCGCCCTGCGCCTGTGGCGCGGCGGCTGGAAAACGCGACTGCTGTTTCTAATCGGAACCGTCGACGTCGGCAGCCAGTTTTGGCTGTTTATGTGGGCACCGGTCAACGGCGAGGGCGTGAACGTGGCGACGGGCTATTTCCTCTTTCCGCTGGTGATGGTGCTGGTCGGTCGGCTGTGGCGCAAGGAGCGGCTCGGCCGCCTGCAAACCGCCGCCCTCGCCTGCGCGGCCGCGGGTGTGGCGCACGAATTGTGGGAGGCGGGGTCGTTTTCGTGGGCGACACTGTGGGTGTGCGGCCTCTATCCCGTGTATTACGTCAGCCGCGTGGCGATGAAAACGCCCGCTTTGCAGGGGCTGACGCTGGATTTGACGCTGCTGACACCGTTTGCCCTGTGGCTGCTGGCGCCGGGAAACACGCCCGCGCTGGTGGCCGCCGAACCGCGCTATTGGCCGCCGAACTGCGCTACTGGCTGTTGGTGCCGCTCCTGGGGCTGTTCAGCGCACTGTCGATGTCGGCCAGCCTGA
- a CDS encoding DUF4336 domain-containing protein: protein MPAVRLYHPLNTLKPFGDNIWIADGGEIRMAFPLGVKIPFSTRMTVVRLSDGGLWCHSPIAPTPELFAQIDALGEVRHLVSPNKIHYAHISAWQARYPQALVWASAGVRERAAAQGIAIAFDDDLGDTAPSAWADDLAQMPFAGSRVMTETVFFHRASRTLILTDLIENFETARFPRGC, encoded by the coding sequence ATGCCCGCCGTCCGTCTCTACCACCCGCTGAACACGCTCAAACCCTTTGGCGACAACATCTGGATTGCCGACGGCGGCGAAATCCGCATGGCGTTTCCGCTCGGCGTCAAAATCCCGTTCAGCACGCGCATGACCGTGGTGCGGCTCTCGGACGGCGGTTTGTGGTGCCACTCGCCCATCGCCCCCACGCCCGAGTTGTTCGCGCAAATCGACGCGTTGGGCGAAGTAAGGCATTTGGTCTCGCCCAACAAAATCCACTACGCCCACATTAGCGCATGGCAGGCGCGCTATCCGCAGGCACTGGTGTGGGCAAGTGCTGGCGTGCGCGAACGGGCGGCGGCGCAGGGCATCGCCATCGCGTTTGACGACGATTTGGGCGATACCGCACCAAGCGCATGGGCAGACGATTTGGCGCAGATGCCGTTTGCCGGCAGCCGCGTGATGACCGAAACCGTGTTTTTCCACCGCGCCAGCCGCACGCTGATTTTGACCGACCTGATTGAAAACTTTGAAACCGCGCGCTTTCCCAGGGGCTGTTGA
- a CDS encoding TonB-dependent siderophore receptor, with translation MKYPKSRPTLLALALMPLFAFAEDEAVLDTVTVTGTKSASLNQGYSTAGTYAPLGIGMTLRETPQSVSVMTAKQMEDWKLDSLRKVMEQTNGVTVKSGSGGSDRYTGLHARGMEVRNFQIDGVPMRSSGFSKDSWTGWGGIDTRSLDRVEVLRGASALLGGTGDPSAQVSLVRKRPTKERQGEIGIEAGSHSRAGISGDLSGRLNDSGSLRGRIVTGYERSGYQTEDAKMRNSSLYAVAEWDAAPDTTLSVGTQLQHRRETDTPIFLPTAYDSEGYPLKDEISRRANNSTADTSYKYSSRNVFAELRHRFSPDWKGKLEYNWMRNTIHDRQGYAAMKTDHDSREIDLIETRDDEKTTSHSFVASVDGKYSLLGRKHDIMAGISGFHTKTRDPASFARYDNAFGLHDFLNNRSLRPANPVPDAEYTVDDDIRARQIGGYFATRFRPVERLALIGGARYSRITMQKAEHVAGTSEKVSRSKATPYIGAVFDLNENLSAYTSYGTSFEPVFERGQDGRFLKPTTGRNVEIGLKGEFSDQRLNASAAFFDTRKNGMAKYVESGDYYVSEDNIRTRGFEAEISGRIRDNWSANAGYTLQNRKGGEDSYEADLPRHQIKLATTYDLNERLTLGGSLRWQSKTSNINKSALNDETDPAALERARRSATQKAYTLVDLMAAYRIGKNAEATLNVNNVFNTRYRTLSTFLAYGEARSAVLGFKYRF, from the coding sequence ATGAAATACCCGAAAAGCCGTCCCACCCTGCTCGCGCTGGCGCTGATGCCGCTGTTTGCCTTTGCCGAAGACGAAGCCGTGTTGGACACCGTTACCGTCACCGGTACGAAATCCGCCTCCCTCAACCAGGGCTATTCCACCGCAGGCACTTACGCGCCGCTGGGCATCGGCATGACCCTGCGTGAAACGCCGCAAAGCGTGAGCGTAATGACCGCCAAGCAGATGGAAGACTGGAAGCTCGACAGCCTGCGCAAAGTGATGGAACAGACCAACGGCGTTACCGTGAAAAGCGGCAGCGGCGGCAGCGACCGCTACACCGGCCTGCACGCAAGAGGCATGGAAGTACGCAATTTCCAAATCGACGGCGTACCCATGCGCAGCTCCGGTTTCAGCAAAGATTCGTGGACGGGCTGGGGCGGCATCGACACCCGCTCGCTCGACCGCGTGGAAGTGTTGCGCGGCGCGTCGGCACTCTTGGGCGGCACGGGCGATCCCTCCGCGCAAGTGAGCCTGGTCCGCAAACGCCCCACCAAAGAACGCCAAGGCGAAATCGGCATCGAAGCGGGCAGCCACAGCCGCGCAGGCATCAGCGGCGACCTCTCAGGCCGTCTGAACGACAGCGGTTCGCTGCGCGGCCGCATCGTTACCGGATACGAACGCAGCGGCTACCAAACCGAAGACGCGAAAATGCGTAACAGCAGCCTGTATGCCGTAGCCGAATGGGATGCCGCGCCCGACACCACGCTTTCCGTTGGCACGCAGCTGCAACACCGCCGCGAAACCGACACCCCCATCTTCCTGCCCACCGCCTACGACAGCGAAGGCTATCCGCTCAAAGACGAAATCAGCCGCCGCGCCAACAACTCAACCGCAGACACATCCTACAAATACAGCAGCCGCAACGTGTTCGCCGAACTGCGCCACCGCTTCTCGCCCGACTGGAAAGGCAAACTCGAATACAACTGGATGCGGAACACCATACACGACCGCCAAGGCTACGCGGCGATGAAAACCGATCACGACAGCCGCGAAATCGACCTCATCGAAACCCGCGACGACGAAAAAACCACCAGCCACAGCTTCGTCGCCTCGGTTGACGGCAAATACAGCCTCCTCGGCCGCAAACACGACATCATGGCCGGCATCAGCGGCTTTCACACCAAAACCCGCGACCCCGCAAGCTTCGCCCGCTACGACAACGCCTTCGGCCTGCACGACTTTCTAAACAACCGCAGCCTGCGCCCGGCCAACCCCGTACCCGACGCGGAATACACCGTTGACGACGACATCCGCGCCCGCCAAATCGGCGGCTACTTCGCCACCCGCTTCCGCCCCGTCGAACGCCTCGCCCTCATCGGCGGCGCGCGCTACAGCCGCATCACCATGCAAAAAGCCGAACACGTCGCAGGCACAAGCGAAAAAGTCAGCCGCAGCAAAGCCACACCCTACATCGGTGCCGTATTCGACCTGAACGAAAACCTCTCCGCCTACACCAGCTACGGCACATCGTTCGAACCCGTGTTCGAGCGCGGCCAAGACGGGCGTTTCCTCAAACCCACCACCGGCCGCAACGTCGAAATCGGCCTCAAAGGCGAATTTTCCGACCAACGCCTCAACGCCTCCGCCGCCTTCTTCGACACCCGCAAAAACGGCATGGCCAAATACGTAGAAAGCGGCGACTACTACGTTTCCGAAGACAACATCCGCACACGCGGCTTCGAGGCCGAAATCTCCGGCCGCATCCGCGACAACTGGTCGGCCAACGCAGGCTACACCCTGCAAAACCGCAAAGGCGGCGAAGACTCCTACGAAGCCGACCTGCCGCGCCACCAGATCAAACTCGCCACCACCTATGATCTGAACGAGCGCCTCACCCTCGGCGGCAGCCTGCGCTGGCAGAGTAAAACCAGCAACATCAACAAAAGCGCACTCAACGACGAAACCGACCCCGCCGCCCTCGAACGCGCCCGCCGCTCCGCCACCCAAAAAGCCTACACCCTGGTTGACCTGATGGCCGCCTACCGCATCGGCAAAAACGCCGAAGCCACGTTAAACGTGAACAACGTGTTCAACACCCGCTACCGTACCCTATCCACATTCCTCGCCTACGGCGAAGCGCGCAGCGCAGTGTTGGGCTTCAAATACCGCTTTTAA
- a CDS encoding Dps family protein: MSINIGMTDSQRQAIAAGLSKVLADTYTLYLKTHNYHWNVRGPMFHSLHAMFEQQYNELALAVDEVAERIRALGELAPGSYGEFSKLASIPEGNSRNDAKTMIRELVEGQEAVVRTCRELFPVVDEANDEPTADLLTTRMQTHEKNAWMLRVLLDN; encoded by the coding sequence ATGAGCATCAACATCGGCATGACCGATTCGCAACGCCAAGCCATTGCCGCCGGACTGTCCAAAGTACTGGCCGACACCTACACCCTTTACCTGAAAACCCACAACTACCACTGGAACGTGCGCGGGCCGATGTTCCACAGCCTGCACGCTATGTTCGAGCAGCAATACAACGAGCTGGCGTTGGCGGTGGACGAAGTGGCCGAGCGCATCCGAGCCTTGGGCGAACTGGCGCCCGGCTCGTACGGCGAGTTTTCCAAGCTCGCCTCGATACCCGAAGGCAACAGCCGCAACGACGCCAAAACCATGATCCGCGAGCTGGTCGAAGGGCAGGAAGCCGTGGTGCGCACCTGCCGCGAGCTGTTTCCCGTCGTCGACGAAGCCAACGACGAACCCACCGCCGACCTCCTAACCACCCGCATGCAGACCCACGAAAAAAACGCCTGGATGCTGCGCGTGTTGCTGGACAACTGA
- a CDS encoding MafB family polymorphic toxin (MafB polymorphic toxins, described in Neisseria, are fratricidal toxins the provide a competitive advantage. Each MafB is accompanied by an immunity protein MafI.) — protein sequence MMKTALKQKLAAILLAASALFGAAAQATAQPLATDPAILKLVDKKSYEPGGKNHLFGGARGNVRERHGNLGIIASSSMRAGNIETEYVSFGGHYGYETRFRSHPWQDHSPFDHSAVRNGGNKGAAAADGYGAANYVYSISGSMVHPADGYDGAAGGGYPAPTGARDVYSYSVSGTASRSRLVEPEKAPCFAGACQPSVEPGLGAEKRREQTENALPDGMRAEADAAAAARGVAQAERLLRDYHIDGVKLGFSYDDLIKMGYGMPPEALAVAKGASLTRKHPDEYVQAVSQGLNRLERYESEQGQKLIESGTREIDLIFRPFDPALSWKGNTANKTAAALRGFNHIANYAGDASGINPLFGAAWNTVVPDDVSQSIGNQIGQVKNDMNNWAGSDAEKQAYVALALAGTETAANVVPGRFGKGKIPHAGKGRSPHGDIPHGGSGSPHGGNPHPNRGSPHGENHSKPHGSNPHSSGNPHGNPSASLHPGHSGGHTALPNRRPGIPHTHGGHYGSRPSAGHGSHNGGNPSGNYNGTVSIHNDGSGGSFNGDGAGNGGKGGDGKGTPPPPPDIRFNPDLERHLANVDGVDRNGIKGGHNQDNFMKELERLAALDPHGKMTVEDLISRKELSDIDGISHIYYRVPIYNHKKEVVGYKDIKIPKTVYDPAKISDEQMVEMGKQAALKKYEETMRMNKQEFSSEFNGIDFYGYMDYIKDDFGIKQNTGVIKHVFPTKK from the coding sequence ATGATGAAAACCGCCCTTAAACAAAAACTGGCCGCCATCCTGCTTGCAGCCTCCGCCCTGTTCGGCGCAGCCGCGCAGGCAACGGCACAGCCGTTGGCAACCGATCCCGCCATACTCAAACTCGTCGATAAAAAAAGCTACGAACCGGGCGGAAAAAACCACCTGTTCGGCGGCGCACGCGGCAACGTGAGAGAGCGCCACGGCAATCTCGGCATTATTGCCTCATCTTCCATGCGGGCGGGGAATATCGAGACCGAGTATGTCAGCTTCGGCGGCCACTACGGCTACGAAACCCGCTTCCGCAGCCATCCCTGGCAGGATCACTCCCCGTTTGACCATAGCGCGGTGCGCAACGGCGGGAATAAAGGAGCGGCTGCGGCCGACGGCTACGGCGCAGCCAACTATGTGTACAGCATCAGCGGCTCAATGGTGCATCCTGCCGATGGCTACGACGGTGCAGCGGGCGGCGGCTATCCCGCCCCCACAGGCGCGCGCGATGTTTACAGCTACTCCGTCAGCGGTACAGCCAGCCGCAGCCGCCTGGTCGAGCCCGAAAAAGCCCCCTGTTTTGCCGGCGCCTGCCAGCCCTCGGTCGAGCCGGGGCTAGGCGCGGAGAAACGGCGGGAGCAGACGGAAAACGCCCTGCCCGATGGCATGCGCGCAGAGGCTGATGCGGCAGCAGCGGCAAGGGGTGTTGCCCAAGCGGAAAGACTGCTCCGCGACTATCACATCGACGGTGTCAAATTAGGCTTCTCTTATGACGACCTGATTAAAATGGGCTACGGCATGCCGCCCGAAGCGCTTGCCGTAGCGAAAGGCGCAAGCCTCACACGCAAACATCCCGACGAATATGTACAGGCAGTCAGTCAGGGATTAAACCGGCTGGAACGGTACGAATCGGAGCAGGGGCAGAAGCTGATAGAGTCTGGAACAAGGGAAATAGACCTTATCTTCCGCCCGTTTGATCCCGCCCTCAGCTGGAAAGGCAATACGGCAAACAAAACGGCCGCAGCCCTGCGCGGCTTTAACCACATTGCCAACTATGCCGGCGATGCCTCAGGCATCAATCCGCTCTTCGGAGCTGCATGGAATACCGTCGTTCCCGACGATGTATCGCAGAGCATCGGCAATCAAATCGGGCAAGTCAAAAACGACATGAACAACTGGGCAGGCAGCGACGCCGAAAAACAGGCCTATGTCGCCCTTGCCCTTGCCGGTACCGAAACAGCCGCCAATGTTGTGCCCGGCCGCTTCGGCAAAGGCAAAATTCCCCATGCCGGAAAAGGCAGAAGCCCGCACGGCGACATACCGCACGGCGGATCGGGGTCGCCCCACGGCGGCAACCCGCACCCGAACCGCGGCAGCCCGCATGGCGAAAACCACAGCAAGCCGCACGGCAGTAACCCACACAGCAGCGGCAACCCGCACGGCAATCCGTCCGCCTCCCTGCATCCCGGCCACTCCGGCGGCCACACCGCACTGCCGAACCGCAGACCCGGTATCCCGCACACCCACGGCGGCCATTACGGCAGCCGCCCGTCGGCGGGACACGGCAGCCACAACGGCGGCAATCCGTCAGGAAACTACAACGGCACAGTCAGCATCCATAACGATGGTTCTGGCGGTAGTTTCAACGGAGACGGAGCAGGCAATGGCGGCAAGGGTGGCGATGGCAAGGGCACTCCCCCGCCGCCGCCCGATATTAGGTTTAACCCTGATTTGGAACGCCATCTGGCCAATGTGGATGGTGTCGATAGAAACGGTATCAAAGGCGGGCACAATCAGGATAACTTTATGAAAGAGCTGGAAAGACTGGCGGCACTCGACCCCCATGGGAAAATGACCGTTGAAGATCTAATTAGTAGAAAAGAATTATCGGATATAGATGGTATTTCTCATATTTATTATAGGGTTCCAATCTACAATCATAAGAAGGAGGTTGTTGGATATAAAGATATTAAAATTCCAAAAACAGTTTATGATCCTGCTAAAATTTCCGATGAGCAAATGGTAGAGATGGGTAAACAAGCTGCATTAAAAAAATATGAAGAAACTATGCGGATGAATAAGCAGGAGTTTTCTTCGGAGTTTAATGGGATAGACTTTTATGGTTATATGGATTATATAAAAGATGATTTTGGCATTAAACAAAATACAGGAGTAATAAAACATGTCTTTCCTACAAAAAAATAA